Proteins co-encoded in one bacterium genomic window:
- the amrA gene encoding AmmeMemoRadiSam system protein A, which yields MSHPAPSIAFSGLMPHPPIIVPGVGGPRQQDARHTMEAMAALSKRLLAAAPDSLVLISPHSPRKRGMFGIWAGKTLRGSLAQFGTPQSAVELPNDEHFIARLINRADDFGVRTWRIPEDELDHGAMVPLYYIAEAGWDGPTTILSLNYPGENQLEDVGKAIAAVAEEMGRRLAVMASGDMSHRLKPNAPGGYHPDAQQFDDRFVKLVRQGDFYGVRDFDVELQDLAGEDVVDSSVIAMAAIGYDAKAREVLSYEGPFGVGYCVAAFREPSVDPEKETTDADSKQSGQILPTVARRTVEAYLKRRERYHPEIEIGGYLASRAGVFVTIHTMDGDLRGCIGSLVGEQENVVLETVERAISAAVHDHRFPPVEVGELPNLHFEVSVLHPPEVVQGTAALDPERFGVIIRDGHGRRAVMLPGIESLDTVEKQVSATRRKAGIPPGESVQIERFEVDKFEEERPA from the coding sequence ATGTCTCACCCAGCCCCATCCATTGCGTTTTCAGGCCTGATGCCGCACCCGCCGATCATCGTGCCAGGCGTCGGAGGCCCCCGCCAGCAGGATGCCCGACATACAATGGAGGCTATGGCGGCCCTCTCGAAGCGGCTGTTGGCCGCCGCGCCGGACAGCCTGGTGCTCATCTCACCCCACTCGCCGAGAAAACGCGGCATGTTCGGGATCTGGGCGGGCAAGACGCTCCGCGGGTCTCTGGCGCAGTTTGGCACACCCCAATCTGCCGTCGAGTTGCCCAATGACGAGCACTTTATCGCCCGACTGATCAATCGAGCGGACGACTTCGGCGTGCGCACCTGGAGAATCCCAGAAGATGAACTGGATCACGGGGCAATGGTGCCCCTCTACTACATCGCGGAAGCCGGCTGGGACGGTCCAACGACGATACTCAGTCTGAACTATCCCGGCGAGAATCAACTGGAGGACGTCGGCAAGGCTATCGCTGCGGTCGCGGAAGAAATGGGACGGCGACTGGCCGTGATGGCCAGCGGCGACATGAGCCATCGCCTGAAACCGAATGCACCCGGCGGCTATCACCCGGACGCGCAGCAATTCGATGATCGTTTCGTGAAGCTCGTACGCCAGGGCGACTTCTACGGCGTGCGGGACTTTGACGTCGAGCTGCAGGATCTGGCCGGCGAGGACGTGGTAGATTCCTCCGTCATTGCAATGGCGGCGATCGGCTACGATGCGAAGGCGCGCGAGGTCTTGAGCTATGAAGGTCCTTTCGGGGTCGGTTACTGCGTGGCAGCATTCCGCGAGCCGAGCGTCGATCCCGAAAAAGAAACAACCGATGCGGATTCCAAGCAGTCAGGCCAGATTCTCCCAACGGTCGCACGACGCACTGTCGAGGCCTACTTGAAACGTCGCGAGCGCTACCATCCTGAGATTGAAATTGGCGGCTATCTGGCCAGTCGCGCCGGCGTCTTCGTGACGATCCACACGATGGACGGCGATCTGCGCGGATGCATCGGCAGCCTTGTCGGCGAGCAGGAGAATGTCGTCCTTGAAACCGTCGAGCGCGCCATCTCGGCCGCCGTCCACGATCATCGCTTTCCACCAGTCGAAGTCGGAGAACTTCCGAATCTCCACTTTGAAGTCAGCGTGCTGCATCCGCCGGAGGTTGTGCAGGGAACCGCTGCTCTCGACCCGGAGCGCTTTGGCGTCATCATCCGCGATGGGCATGGGCGCCGCGCCGTGATGTTGCCGGGGATTGAATCCCTGGATACCGTGGAAAAGCAAGTCAGCGCAACGCGGCGCAAAGCGGGAATTCCACCGGGCGAGTCGGTCCAGATCGAGCGGTTTGAGGTCGACAAGTTCGAGGAGGAGCGACCCGCGTGA
- a CDS encoding MCE family protein, which produces MPNSSGIAVKVGIFVVVAMILLIAFSVRVSDGLFKEDRYHVVAHFDDAVGLEVGSDVSLRGVRVGKVEQMGFDTERRDVKTQLLIDKNIALPTDSVARVVRSAFLGNATIVIGYGEDTKTIAEGGEIQTETVPSLADLAENFAEISEDAKTLVKSLNEQQGDILAKIETVIDENRENIKTTSESFARVGPKMEELVARADEIASDMQGGKGTLGRLYQDDQLYEDLRGLSNSLENITAEIRDGDGTLHRLVYNDELAQKAQESFENLGKAGNEIQSLLSDQRGDLEDLIASLSDVGPKLDKAIGDIEIMTRKMNSDEGTLGLLINDPSLYQDTKRAVNQVGESFESSEEQGVIRSFLGVVFGALI; this is translated from the coding sequence GTGCCGAATTCGTCCGGTATAGCTGTCAAAGTTGGTATTTTCGTTGTCGTTGCGATGATTCTGCTGATCGCTTTCAGCGTTCGCGTCTCGGATGGATTATTCAAGGAAGATCGCTATCACGTCGTTGCCCACTTCGATGACGCCGTCGGCCTGGAAGTCGGGTCGGACGTTTCCCTTCGTGGCGTCCGAGTTGGCAAAGTCGAGCAGATGGGCTTTGATACGGAGCGTCGCGACGTCAAGACGCAGCTTCTGATCGATAAGAATATCGCCCTTCCGACCGATAGCGTGGCGCGCGTCGTCCGCAGCGCGTTCCTTGGCAATGCCACCATCGTGATCGGCTACGGGGAGGACACGAAGACGATCGCCGAAGGCGGTGAAATCCAAACGGAAACCGTTCCGAGCCTGGCGGATCTGGCGGAGAATTTCGCCGAGATCAGCGAGGATGCGAAGACCCTGGTGAAGTCGCTGAACGAGCAGCAGGGCGACATTCTCGCGAAGATCGAAACAGTGATCGACGAGAATCGCGAGAACATCAAGACCACCTCCGAGTCCTTCGCGCGCGTTGGTCCGAAGATGGAAGAACTCGTCGCTCGTGCCGATGAAATTGCCAGCGACATGCAGGGCGGTAAGGGAACCCTTGGTCGCCTTTACCAGGACGATCAACTCTACGAAGATCTGCGTGGGCTCTCGAATTCACTCGAGAATATCACGGCGGAAATTCGCGATGGCGACGGTACGCTTCATCGTCTTGTCTACAACGATGAGCTTGCCCAAAAGGCTCAGGAATCGTTCGAGAATCTCGGCAAAGCCGGCAACGAAATCCAAAGCCTTCTCTCCGACCAGCGCGGCGATCTTGAAGACCTGATCGCGTCGCTCTCCGATGTCGGCCCGAAGCTCGACAAGGCAATCGGAGACATCGAGATCATGACTCGCAAGATGAATAGCGACGAAGGGACGCTCGGGTTGTTGATTAACGATCCGTCTCTTTACCAGGACACGAAACGAGCTGTGAATCAGGTCGGTGAATCTTTCGAGAGCAGCGAAGAGCAGGGCGTCATTCGATCCTTCCTGGGTGTTGTTTTTGGCGCGCTGATCTGA
- a CDS encoding response regulator has protein sequence MPGERLLVVDNSATVQEVTKAVLEEHGFRVTIASNGLAALAHPELEQYDLIMVDSTLKGIDGLETTRQIKTDKETYKIPVLLLIPEDSIDLLESVPLKGATGWIAKPFTPTRLLTKVEEILDEQRLRQKSREYLEEAAERHMQAVAEQKIQAAVERKIQIIVERAIQSIVSIIDQRARREVEARVTSLTAEKEQELVKMTVQEVAKSMVEKLAERKVTEAMSNILVEQTEKTVKRAADGMLPGMVRERLKEQIENVLPREVENRVQKAAEERAAEIGENIVAIIQTQAQKLVPLVAKEKLPELAEKQMVDLAEKKLPKIIQDSARAAVGNEMNSTLKPLMERETAKLRKQTRSWMVICVIIVVLSCVVGTLLPLIAQRILPGM, from the coding sequence ATGCCGGGTGAACGGCTTCTCGTTGTCGACAATTCCGCTACCGTCCAGGAGGTTACCAAGGCCGTCCTGGAGGAGCATGGTTTCCGCGTTACGATCGCCAGCAACGGACTCGCTGCGCTCGCCCATCCCGAGCTCGAGCAATACGACCTCATCATGGTCGATAGCACGCTGAAGGGCATCGATGGCCTGGAAACAACCCGTCAGATCAAGACCGACAAAGAGACCTACAAGATTCCCGTTCTGCTTCTGATTCCGGAAGACAGCATCGATCTGTTGGAGAGCGTTCCGCTGAAGGGCGCGACCGGCTGGATCGCCAAGCCATTCACGCCGACTCGCCTGCTGACGAAAGTCGAGGAAATCCTCGACGAGCAGCGCCTGCGCCAGAAGTCCCGCGAGTACCTGGAAGAAGCCGCCGAGCGTCACATGCAGGCGGTTGCCGAGCAGAAGATCCAGGCCGCCGTCGAGCGCAAGATTCAGATCATCGTCGAGCGCGCCATCCAGTCGATCGTCTCCATCATTGACCAGCGCGCCCGCCGCGAGGTGGAAGCCCGCGTGACGTCCCTGACTGCCGAAAAGGAGCAGGAACTGGTCAAGATGACCGTGCAGGAAGTCGCCAAGTCGATGGTCGAGAAATTGGCCGAGCGCAAGGTGACCGAGGCCATGAGCAACATCCTGGTGGAGCAGACAGAAAAGACCGTCAAGCGCGCCGCCGATGGCATGTTGCCCGGCATGGTGCGCGAGCGTCTGAAGGAACAGATCGAGAACGTCCTGCCGCGCGAAGTCGAGAATCGCGTCCAGAAGGCGGCTGAAGAGCGTGCCGCAGAGATTGGCGAGAACATCGTCGCCATCATTCAAACTCAGGCGCAAAAGCTCGTTCCCCTCGTCGCCAAAGAGAAACTGCCGGAACTGGCCGAGAAGCAGATGGTCGACCTGGCAGAGAAGAAACTGCCGAAGATCATCCAGGACTCGGCCCGTGCAGCCGTCGGCAATGAGATGAACTCGACGTTGAAGCCCTTGATGGAGCGTGAAACAGCAAAACTCCGGAAGCAAACGCGCTCGTGGATGGTGATCTGCGTGATCATCGTCGTGTTGTCCTGTGTCGTTGGGACATTGCTGCCTCTCATCGCCCAGAGGATCCTTCCTGGCATGTAA
- a CDS encoding DUF4388 domain-containing protein yields MQGSLNQVPLPEVLQFISMGKSSGMLHLRRGNTEITLYIQAGRIINSSSIERRRRLGDLLVHRGLLKRSELAQLLNLQRTVESDKRLGQILVERDIISEDTIRETLRLQLEEEIWNLFAWDDGEFKFEQVDESRLGDAIVTIEIEPLILEGSRRNDEWQKIQAVIPHDDLVLSPVEVGDSFQRDLNLRPQEWRVLAQVNGQFTVKAIVNRSNMGRFEVHRILSQFLKTGLLQHADAAKKNGAEKKTEGSGEEVKSEAAPQAEEQAAGKKGGLLGLIGGGKKQEKKSVPRQAMDFISPIGLIAHFTNVLAERLMDQKEYSPAENDEKLYEQIWRDLLQTYTKADMVEVHRNTVDTRQIETFFSYCEYTEPVDECYEDALEGLLNLLQIAFRVFAQRVGERAASRVVRELLDEMGPRATVRFRGPFPLVERVQNILRLVA; encoded by the coding sequence ATGCAAGGTAGTCTTAATCAAGTTCCGCTTCCCGAAGTTCTCCAGTTTATCAGTATGGGGAAATCGTCGGGAATGCTTCATCTGCGCCGCGGAAACACGGAGATCACTCTCTATATCCAGGCGGGTCGCATCATCAACTCCTCCTCGATCGAGCGCCGTCGCCGTCTCGGCGATCTGCTTGTCCATCGGGGATTGTTGAAGCGCAGCGAACTGGCCCAGCTTCTGAACCTGCAGCGCACAGTCGAATCCGACAAGCGCCTTGGCCAGATTCTGGTCGAACGCGACATCATTTCCGAAGACACGATCCGCGAGACTCTTCGTCTGCAGTTGGAGGAAGAGATCTGGAATCTGTTTGCCTGGGACGATGGCGAGTTCAAATTCGAGCAGGTCGATGAATCTCGTCTCGGCGATGCGATTGTCACGATCGAGATTGAACCGCTGATTCTGGAAGGCAGCCGCCGCAACGACGAGTGGCAGAAGATTCAGGCCGTCATTCCGCACGACGACCTGGTACTTTCGCCGGTCGAAGTCGGGGACAGCTTTCAGCGCGATCTGAATCTGCGGCCGCAGGAATGGCGGGTCCTGGCTCAGGTAAACGGGCAGTTTACCGTCAAGGCGATCGTAAATCGCTCGAATATGGGGCGCTTCGAGGTGCACCGGATCCTCAGCCAGTTCCTGAAGACTGGATTGCTTCAACACGCAGACGCTGCAAAGAAGAACGGTGCGGAAAAGAAGACTGAAGGTTCCGGCGAGGAAGTGAAGTCGGAAGCCGCACCACAGGCGGAAGAGCAGGCAGCCGGCAAGAAGGGCGGGCTGCTCGGTCTGATCGGCGGTGGCAAGAAGCAGGAAAAGAAGTCCGTGCCGCGCCAGGCGATGGATTTCATTTCTCCGATCGGCCTGATTGCTCACTTCACGAATGTTCTCGCCGAACGACTGATGGATCAGAAGGAATACTCTCCGGCGGAGAATGACGAGAAGCTCTACGAGCAAATCTGGCGCGACCTGCTGCAGACCTACACGAAGGCAGACATGGTCGAAGTCCATCGGAACACCGTGGATACGCGCCAGATTGAGACGTTCTTCAGTTACTGTGAATACACCGAGCCCGTTGATGAATGTTACGAAGACGCGCTTGAGGGCTTGTTGAATCTGCTGCAGATCGCCTTCCGCGTATTCGCCCAGCGAGTGGGGGAGCGGGCCGCTTCGCGGGTCGTGCGGGAGTTGCTCGACGAGATGGGCCCCAGGGCCACGGTTCGCTTCCGTGGTCCCTTCCCACTGGTCGAACGCGTGCAGAATATTCTGCGCCTCGTGGCCTGA
- a CDS encoding GTPase domain-containing protein has protein sequence MATLNYAFKEISCKIVYYGCGLCGKTTNLIHVHKTVPGKFRGELVSLATEQDRTLFFDFLPLDLGEVKGFKTKFQLYTVPGQVYYNATRKLVLRGVDGIVFVADSQRDRLQENLESLENLKQNLAEYGYHLQDRPGSDDDGVPWILQLNKRDMPQISTKEEIVEALSCDGIPTVEAVAVTGVGVKETLKGISSLVIQKLNTGGGALSGGSSSKSAAPAASAAASAPAAQDDDDEYGAIEESDLTDEALEAPQPPKAAPPAPAPAPAAKEPTPAPTPAAAEQQKSAAPASSGPPTLNISQRCDGRWRGMKTGSGNLTIANISGSTEYQLTGVLSFMGVFKRTWSKKLIFKGSEMKNYEGQDTSFFHFESTGGQEGPMVNVWVQDSIEKSLFARYLGFGGEVAVLPEGKKDTP, from the coding sequence ATGGCAACACTCAATTACGCGTTCAAAGAAATCTCTTGTAAGATCGTGTATTATGGCTGCGGTCTTTGCGGGAAGACCACAAACCTGATCCACGTCCACAAGACCGTGCCGGGCAAGTTCCGCGGCGAGCTGGTCTCTCTGGCCACGGAGCAGGACCGCACGCTCTTCTTTGACTTCCTGCCCCTGGATCTTGGCGAGGTTAAGGGATTCAAGACCAAGTTCCAGCTCTACACCGTTCCGGGCCAGGTTTACTACAATGCCACGCGTAAGCTGGTTCTCCGTGGTGTGGACGGTATCGTCTTCGTCGCCGACAGTCAGCGGGATCGTCTTCAGGAGAACCTCGAGTCCCTCGAGAACCTGAAGCAGAACCTCGCCGAGTACGGCTATCACCTGCAGGACCGTCCGGGTTCCGATGATGACGGCGTGCCCTGGATTCTGCAGTTGAACAAGCGCGACATGCCGCAGATCAGTACGAAGGAAGAGATTGTCGAGGCCCTCAGTTGCGACGGCATTCCGACAGTCGAAGCCGTCGCTGTGACCGGCGTTGGCGTGAAGGAAACGCTCAAGGGCATCAGCTCTCTGGTGATTCAGAAGCTGAATACCGGTGGTGGCGCCCTTTCCGGCGGCAGTTCCTCGAAGTCTGCCGCTCCTGCCGCCTCCGCGGCGGCCTCAGCGCCGGCTGCGCAGGATGATGATGACGAGTACGGCGCGATCGAAGAATCGGATCTGACGGATGAGGCCCTTGAGGCTCCCCAGCCGCCAAAGGCTGCTCCGCCTGCCCCGGCGCCCGCTCCCGCCGCGAAGGAACCGACACCGGCGCCGACTCCGGCGGCTGCCGAGCAGCAGAAGTCCGCTGCGCCGGCATCCAGCGGCCCCCCGACCCTGAATATTTCTCAGCGCTGCGATGGTCGTTGGCGCGGGATGAAGACGGGAAGCGGCAATCTGACGATCGCCAATATTTCCGGTTCGACCGAGTACCAGCTCACTGGTGTGTTGTCCTTCATGGGCGTCTTCAAGAGGACCTGGAGCAAGAAGCTCATCTTCAAGGGCTCCGAAATGAAGAACTACGAAGGACAGGACACGAGCTTCTTCCACTTTGAATCAACGGGCGGCCAGGAAGGGCCGATGGTGAACGTTTGGGTTCAGGACAGTATTGAGAAGAGCCTCTTCGCCCGCTATCTGGGATTTGGCGGTGAAGTGGCCGTCCTTCCCGAAGGCAAGAAGGACACCCCCTGA
- the amrS gene encoding AmmeMemoRadiSam system radical SAM enzyme: protein MTELEGNYPGRWWHALEDGRVQCDLCPRYCKIADGKRGFCFVRANDGGKIVLTTYGRSSGFCVDPIEKKPLNHFLPGTSILSFGTAGCNLGCKFCQNWDISKSREMQRLSDEAMPDQIAETAARLGCRSVAFTYNDPTIFAEYAIDIARECHARNIRTVAVTAGYITEEARGEFYEHMDAANVDLKAFTEDFYEKVCFAKLQPILDTLKFLKHETNVWFEITTLLIPDANDSSEEIDRMTDWIAENLGPDVPLHFSAFHPDFKMQDRGPTPASTLSRARKIALSKGIHYVYTGNVHDPRGGSTYCPNCGARVIERDWYELGEFKIAGNQCAKCSHKIAGVFEDSPGKWGRRRQPVRIGM from the coding sequence GTGACGGAACTTGAGGGCAACTATCCGGGTCGATGGTGGCATGCGCTGGAGGACGGGCGCGTGCAGTGCGATCTGTGTCCGCGATACTGCAAGATCGCGGATGGCAAGCGAGGATTCTGCTTCGTCCGAGCGAACGATGGCGGAAAGATCGTGCTGACCACTTACGGTCGCAGCAGTGGTTTCTGCGTGGATCCGATCGAGAAGAAGCCGCTCAATCATTTCCTGCCCGGCACAAGCATCCTTTCTTTCGGGACCGCCGGCTGCAACCTGGGGTGCAAGTTCTGCCAGAACTGGGACATCAGCAAGTCTCGCGAAATGCAGCGACTCTCCGACGAGGCAATGCCGGATCAGATTGCCGAGACTGCGGCTCGATTGGGCTGTCGCTCGGTTGCATTCACTTACAACGATCCAACCATCTTTGCCGAGTACGCCATCGACATCGCCAGGGAATGCCACGCGCGCAACATCAGGACCGTGGCGGTGACAGCGGGCTACATCACCGAGGAAGCGCGCGGCGAATTCTACGAGCACATGGACGCTGCGAACGTTGATCTGAAGGCGTTCACAGAAGATTTCTATGAGAAGGTGTGCTTCGCGAAGCTGCAGCCGATTCTCGATACGCTGAAATTCCTGAAGCACGAGACGAACGTCTGGTTCGAGATCACAACGCTTCTGATTCCCGATGCGAACGACAGTTCGGAAGAGATCGATCGCATGACGGACTGGATTGCGGAGAATCTTGGGCCGGATGTTCCGTTGCACTTCAGCGCGTTTCATCCGGACTTCAAAATGCAGGATCGTGGCCCCACGCCGGCATCGACTCTATCGCGCGCACGAAAGATCGCGCTGAGCAAGGGGATCCACTACGTTTATACAGGGAATGTACACGATCCACGCGGCGGCAGCACGTATTGTCCGAACTGCGGCGCGCGCGTCATAGAACGCGACTGGTATGAATTAGGAGAGTTCAAAATCGCCGGCAACCAATGTGCGAAGTGCTCACACAAGATTGCCGGCGTATTCGAAGACAGTCCTGGAAAGTGGGGACGGAGACGTCAGCCCGTCAGGATCGGCATGTAG
- a CDS encoding roadblock/LC7 domain-containing protein, which translates to MAKAPLILTKTEITQIHRTLLQMLKQSEAKCAILVDADGKCLAKKGFTQNIDTDALAALIAGSFASTRAMASLVGESDFSVLFHQGEKDHIHNILVDDDTILTVIFDDRTTIGMVRLYSKEGTKAIRETLDAARHKRLPSGRQVDIERDVEDRLDDLFKTD; encoded by the coding sequence ATGGCCAAAGCTCCACTGATTCTTACCAAGACCGAGATCACGCAGATCCATCGGACTCTGCTGCAGATGCTCAAGCAGTCCGAGGCCAAGTGCGCCATTCTGGTCGACGCCGATGGTAAGTGCCTCGCCAAGAAGGGCTTCACGCAGAATATCGATACCGATGCTCTGGCTGCCCTGATCGCCGGCTCCTTTGCATCTACTCGTGCCATGGCCTCCCTTGTTGGAGAGTCGGACTTCTCCGTGCTCTTCCACCAGGGCGAAAAGGACCACATCCACAACATCCTCGTCGATGACGACACGATCTTGACCGTTATCTTCGACGATCGCACCACCATCGGCATGGTTCGCCTGTACTCGAAGGAAGGAACCAAGGCCATTCGCGAGACGCTGGATGCCGCTCGCCACAAACGCCTCCCATCCGGACGCCAAGTGGATATCGAGCGCGACGTGGAAGACCGCCTGGACGATCTGTTCAAGACCGACTGA
- a CDS encoding roadblock/LC7 domain-containing protein: MERTLAELNKTPGVIGSFVVAPDGIIVASDFASELNDEMMGALTSSIINSTEKATKKMEQGDLVSFIVETDRNKLFFNSTRSGFLVCVATPEANLGLVRVEMRSASERLNNLGIGVH; this comes from the coding sequence ATGGAAAGAACATTAGCGGAACTGAACAAGACCCCTGGGGTGATTGGCTCCTTTGTGGTCGCTCCCGACGGCATCATCGTCGCGTCCGATTTCGCCTCGGAGCTCAACGATGAGATGATGGGCGCTCTGACCAGCTCCATCATCAACTCGACGGAGAAAGCTACGAAAAAGATGGAACAGGGGGATCTTGTCTCGTTCATTGTCGAGACGGATCGGAACAAGCTGTTCTTCAATTCGACGCGTTCGGGTTTCCTGGTCTGTGTGGCCACGCCCGAGGCCAACCTCGGGTTGGTCCGTGTCGAAATGCGTTCGGCCTCCGAAAGGCTGAACAATCTTGGAATTGGGGTGCACTGA
- a CDS encoding roadblock/LC7 domain-containing protein, translating to MIPVNRLTALVIITFLGLVAIPMAFASTPVLFESAAVMVPVVLVAELLIYFILTLVTNPRMTIPTVAVLAVTMALARAVASVIGAGIASWILGTQGTGAGAEVSYLVAWAGNPMSVISQALLLVLVTPHILESAIPELVGPELREKLGSTTPIERPTQKGGGTAHVDTMPSGGFIQSFSYDELAGVIKKSHGLEGFLIYNSEGLIVWRDFPLRMDLDRLVAKITSLQRQMGAVVEDAGLTRMRKVMVESKEHLIFITDLNQNFGLVMVYNSQVSPEDCYTRLAVISKSAREFLQWKYPSLPVTASLFQSAESAVKITPGA from the coding sequence ATGATTCCCGTCAATCGGCTGACTGCTCTCGTTATCATCACGTTCCTCGGACTGGTTGCCATTCCGATGGCGTTTGCCTCGACGCCCGTCCTCTTTGAGAGCGCAGCGGTCATGGTGCCCGTTGTACTGGTAGCGGAGCTGCTGATTTACTTTATTCTGACGCTCGTCACGAATCCGCGGATGACGATCCCGACCGTCGCCGTCCTGGCCGTCACCATGGCTTTGGCGCGCGCCGTCGCCTCGGTGATCGGGGCCGGGATTGCCAGTTGGATTCTCGGGACGCAAGGCACCGGGGCGGGGGCTGAAGTCAGCTACCTCGTCGCCTGGGCCGGAAATCCGATGAGCGTCATCTCGCAGGCACTGCTGCTGGTCCTGGTGACGCCTCACATTCTGGAGTCCGCGATTCCTGAACTCGTCGGTCCCGAACTGAGAGAGAAGCTCGGTTCGACGACCCCCATCGAGCGTCCCACCCAGAAGGGCGGGGGAACGGCTCATGTGGACACGATGCCCTCCGGCGGATTCATCCAGTCGTTCAGCTATGACGAACTGGCGGGCGTGATCAAGAAGAGCCATGGACTCGAGGGCTTCCTGATCTACAACAGCGAGGGACTGATTGTCTGGCGCGACTTCCCGCTGCGGATGGATCTGGATCGCCTGGTGGCGAAGATCACCTCGCTGCAGCGCCAGATGGGCGCTGTGGTGGAAGATGCCGGCTTGACCCGGATGCGAAAGGTGATGGTAGAGTCCAAGGAGCACTTGATTTTCATCACGGATCTTAATCAGAATTTCGGTCTGGTAATGGTGTATAACAGCCAGGTATCGCCCGAAGATTGTTACACCCGGTTGGCGGTGATTTCAAAATCCGCCCGGGAGTTCTTGCAGTGGAAGTACCCTTCTTTGCCGGTGACGGCTTCGCTGTTCCAAAGCGCGGAGTCTGCCGTCAAGATTACACCGGGAGCCTGA
- a CDS encoding tetratricopeptide repeat protein: MAAKPNDLAKLEADFLSGRNPLAYIPLCNALRRQRQYSQALDTCQLGLSRDPNSIAGRTLFARLLADMGRYSDALQEVQKVEPMAPDAMGLMVEKARCLIKMRRTQEAAETLRMLDQRNPMDPQVQLLNSQLRSLQGEDYRQSREVSTADVSVNLPLEDIVSSLMQQLKTLGVIKMVAALDLDSGKSCVEGELDITGAAEMNYQEVALACDELDQGTVRYQVLEMVKAQVLIVRRGRRMIVAAADPEVNFGKLHHRVFSASLRMITESAAAGARPIAQD; encoded by the coding sequence ATGGCGGCGAAACCGAACGACTTGGCAAAGTTGGAAGCGGACTTCCTATCCGGAAGAAACCCGCTCGCGTACATTCCGCTCTGTAATGCGTTGCGTCGGCAGCGCCAGTACTCCCAGGCGCTCGATACCTGCCAGTTGGGTCTGTCCCGCGATCCGAACTCGATTGCCGGGCGAACGCTTTTCGCTCGACTGCTGGCGGACATGGGGCGTTACTCCGACGCTTTGCAGGAAGTTCAGAAGGTCGAACCCATGGCGCCCGACGCGATGGGCCTCATGGTGGAAAAGGCGCGTTGCCTGATTAAGATGCGCCGCACGCAGGAAGCGGCGGAGACGCTCCGCATGCTGGATCAGCGCAACCCGATGGACCCGCAGGTTCAGTTGCTCAACTCTCAACTGCGCTCTCTGCAGGGCGAAGACTATCGCCAGTCGCGGGAAGTCTCGACCGCAGATGTTTCCGTGAATCTTCCGCTCGAAGATATTGTCAGTTCTCTGATGCAGCAGTTGAAGACACTCGGGGTCATCAAAATGGTTGCCGCCCTTGACCTTGATTCCGGAAAAAGCTGTGTAGAAGGTGAGTTGGATATCACTGGGGCGGCGGAGATGAATTACCAGGAGGTCGCCCTGGCCTGCGATGAGCTGGACCAGGGGACCGTTCGTTATCAGGTGTTGGAGATGGTCAAGGCGCAGGTTCTGATCGTGCGCCGCGGCCGGAGAATGATTGTGGCAGCGGCTGATCCGGAGGTCAACTTCGGCAAGCTGCACCACCGGGTGTTCTCAGCCAGTCTGCGGATGATTACCGAGTCCGCAGCGGCAGGCGCCCGACCAATTGCGCAGGACTAG